From a single Pseudomonadota bacterium genomic region:
- a CDS encoding integrase core domain-containing protein, giving the protein EAIRTAEPGQTIILVTDGNPSYPAGIHYLNEQRGKDASLTHKKVIGLQNLDSESEAYRVFKQLIERLNRTFKHHVRPSHGFNSLNGAIALVTLFVTHYNFLRPHMSLNWKTPIYMPELEGVNTIQGRWQKILSLAA; this is encoded by the coding sequence GAGGCGATCCGCACGGCAGAGCCGGGACAGACAATAATTCTTGTCACCGATGGCAACCCGTCATATCCTGCGGGGATACACTACCTGAACGAACAGAGAGGAAAAGATGCGTCGCTTACCCACAAGAAGGTGATAGGACTCCAGAACTTAGACAGCGAGTCGGAAGCCTACCGGGTTTTCAAGCAGCTTATTGAAAGACTGAACAGGACCTTTAAGCATCATGTAAGACCCTCGCACGGGTTTAACAGCCTCAATGGTGCGATAGCACTTGTCACGCTATTTGTCACCCATTACAACTTCTTGAGGCCTCACATGTCTTTGAATTGGAAAACACCCATTTACATGCCGGAACTGGAAGGGGTCAACACCATCCAGGGCAGGTGGCAGAAAATACTTTCCCTTGCTGCCTGA